The proteins below come from a single Sorghum bicolor cultivar BTx623 chromosome 4, Sorghum_bicolor_NCBIv3, whole genome shotgun sequence genomic window:
- the LOC8077814 gene encoding oligoribonuclease: MSNKLGNMFSALCLDAEDDRVEVPQAPPSTDETAPSKPDKNEQNDTTAVKYEEAALVSSSGDYRMPLVWIDLEMTGLDITKDRILEIACIITDGKLTKQIEGPDLVIGQSKDCLDNMGEWCKTHHAASGLTERVLQSELSEHDAEAKVLDFVRKHINSGTPLLAGNSVYVDLLFLKKYMPQLAAVFSHVIVDVSSIMALCVRWYPKERKQTPRKQKTHRAMDDIKESIAELKYYKDNIFKPQKSKR; this comes from the exons ATGAGTAATAAGCTTGGAAACATGTTCTCGGCTCTGTGTCTGGATGCTGAAGATGACCGAGTTGAAGTACCACAGGCGCCTCCCAGCACAGACGAAACTGCTCCAAGCAAAcctg ATAAAAATGAGCAGAATGACACAACTGCAGTAAAGTATGAGGAGGCAGCACTTGTATCATCATCTGGTGATTACAGAATGCCTTTGGTATGGATAGACTTGGAAATGACCG GTTTGGATATTACAAAAGATCGGATTTTGGAGATTGCTTGTATCATAACGGATGGTAAACTTACAAAACAAATTGAG GGTCCTGACTTGGTTATAGGCCAGAGCAAAGATTGTTTAGATAATATGGGTGAATGGTGCAAAACTCATCATGCAGCTAGTG GTTTGACAGAAAGAGTGCTGCAGAGTGAACTTTCTGAACATGATGCAGAGGCAAAA GTTTTAGACTTTGTTAGGAAGCACATAAATTCAGGCACTCCATTATTAGCTGGGAATTCTGTTTATGTGGATTTACTATTTCTGAAG AAGTACATGCCACAGCTTGCAGCTGTCTTCTCTCATGTAATTGTTGATGTGAGCAGTATAATGGCTTTATGCGTACGATGGTACCCCAAAG AAAGGAAACAAACTCCAAGAAAGCAAAAAACCCACAGGGCAATGGATGATATTAAAGAAAGCATCGCCGAACTGAAGTACTATAAGGACAACATTTTCAAACCACAGAAATCAAAGCGGTAG